The proteins below are encoded in one region of Drosophila santomea strain STO CAGO 1482 chromosome 2R, Prin_Dsan_1.1, whole genome shotgun sequence:
- the LOC120447103 gene encoding uncharacterized protein LOC120447103 — MFRISCSTLAWTMRPSKSLSANPYFVFLDHFRINLQKRDIYQLKPISLAQIAGRKWREMTVAQKSVFVQIAEINRARIKGRGRPRVPVGGVRRCRIKRVHRDCSF; from the coding sequence ATGTTCCGGATTAGCTGCTCCACTTTGGCCTGGACAATGCGACCAAGCAAGTCCCTATCCGCGAATCCCTACTTTGTTTTCCTTGATCACTTCCGGATTAATCTTCAAAAGCGGGACATTTACCAACTGAAACCGATTTCTTTGGCCCAAATAGCCGGCAGAAAATGGCGAGAAATGACTGTCGCCCAGAAATCTGTTTTTGTGCAGATAGCCGAGATAAATCGAGCCAGAATTAAGGGCCGTGGACGCCCCAGAGTTCCAGTTGGAGGAGTAAGGCGCTGTCGAATTAAAAGAGTTCATAGGGATTGTTCGTTTTAG
- the LOC120447102 gene encoding PSME3-interacting protein produces the protein MSSGFVTEAEAAEQRQRRQEEWERVRQPEDPLERPEEPYDGRSLYERLKQNKDKKDMEYEEAHKLKNLIRGLDDDEVQFLELVDAHKMHAERQQMRDEELELKDFRNRVEKLQEESVDKKLQAELKTTAKSGGASVGRSTQKTLLGQGIKRKNGELPTTSKVAKITEDEVVQTATNEATKDPADKTTNTTFTTNKYNQGALKCIAVLPGIGSYTESSDSEASTDEEEPDICSRTDLCGRKIPKKKQCTE, from the exons ATGAGTTCGGGATTTGTGACTGAAGCTGAGGCGGCCGAGCAAAGGCAGAGACGTCAGGAGGAATGGGAGCGTGTACGTCAGCCAGAGGATCCACTAGAACGACCCGAGGAGCCCTACGACGGACGCTCACTGTACGAACGCCTCAAACAAAACAAGGACAAGAAGGACATGGAGTACGAGGAGGCTCACAAGCTGA AAAACCTCATCCGTGGTCTCGACGACGATGAGGTGCAGTTTCTGGAGTTGGTCGATGCCCATAAAATGCACGCGGAGCGCCAGCAAATGCGCGACGAGGAGCTAGAACTAAAGGATTTCCGCAATCGCGTGGAGAAGCTGCAGGAGGAGAGTGTAGACAAG AAACTGCAGGCTGAACTAAAAACCACAGCCAAATCCGGGGGAGCTTCGGTCGGGCGTAGCACTCAAAAGACGCTGCTCGGCCAGGGCATCAAGAGGAAAAACGGAGAACTGCCCACCACCAGCAAGGTAGCCAAAATTACTGAGGATGAGGTGGTCCAGACAGCAACGAATGAGGCAACCAAGGACCCTGCTGATAAGACAACGAACACCACATTCACTACTAACAAATACAACCAGGGAGCCTTAAAATGCATCGCTGTACTTCCGGGCATCGGCTCCTACACAGAGTCTAGTGACTCGGAGGCCAGCACCGATGAGGAGGAACCCGACATTTGTAGCCGAACCGACTTGTGTGGCCGCAAAATTCCCAAAAAGAAGCAGTGCACGGAGTAG
- the LOC120447105 gene encoding guanine nucleotide-binding protein subunit gamma-1 has product MAANLQQQRSINLQLRREMEMERMPVSVACSLMMKYMLEHEEEDCLLSGFTQKVNPFREKSSCSIL; this is encoded by the coding sequence ATGGCTGCTAATTTGCAACAGCAGCGCTCCATCAACTTGCAGCTACGGcgggaaatggagatggagcgAATGCCCGTCTCGGTGGCCTGCTCCTTGATGATGAAGTACATGTTGGAGCACGAGGAAGAGGACTGCCTACTCAGCGGCTTCACCCAGAAGGTGAATCCGTTTCGCGAAAAGAGCTCCTGCAGCATCCTATAG
- the LOC120447101 gene encoding nucleolar GTP-binding protein 2, with protein MPKVRSTPGKPRTQGFNHSNHSMNPERPKSGLKGVAHPRTKGTIKRLQMYRNFKAKRDRTGKILTPAPFQGRLPAGTMARVEPTPKWFSNSRVISQTALQKFQDEIGKAVKDPYQVIMKPSQLPVTLLNEAAKYKRVHLLDTESFDSTFGPKKQRKRVSLKVRDLEDLSKAADDQADKYDSAKDLDLIREDTGEKKAVRDWVFGAGQSKRIWNELHKVVDASDVLLQVLDARDPMGTRSKYIEEFLRKEKPHKHLFFILNKVDLVPVWVTQRWVAILSAEYPTIAFHASLQHPFGKGALINLFRQLGKLHLDKKQISVGFIGYPNVGKSSVINALRSKKVCKVAPIAGETKVWQYITLMKRIFLIDCPGVVYPTAETDTEKVLKGVVRVELVTNPEDYVDSLLKRVRPEYISKNYKIEHWNTSTHFLEQLAQKTGKLLKGGEPDVTVTARMVLNDWQRGKLPFYVPPEGFAVPKSQEGKQEEVVAEEPNEDARSEAPTFVSESVKKAREFKQIQDFRKIRVGLEYEQQDVKDLDHIDLELLEQQKAERAARKKARIHNLGEEEEESSDGADEFYSEDEYNEDLQRVVHKKAKSKKPQQLAITSSGKFRVAKIQPGDSDDAGSSDDDGPSTSKAPRLTAKQKRSLERSQKRKKIGSNFYETTNVKNRNRNKKKDT; from the exons ATGCCGAAAGTACGCAGCACCCCAGGTAAGCCCCGGACGCAGGGGTTCAACCACTCCAACCACTCGATGAATCCTGAGCGCCCCAAAAGCGGCCTCAAGGGAGTCGCCCACCCCCGCACGAAGGGCACCATCAAGCGGCTCCAGATGTACCGAAACTTCAAGGCCAAACGCGATCGCACTGGAAAGATCCTCACGCCCGCCCCATTCCAG GGGCGCCTGCCTGCTGGAACAATGGCTCGTGTTGAGCCCACGCCCAAGTGGTTCAGCAATTCCCGGGTTATCTCGCAAACAGCTTTGCAAAAATTCCAGGATGAGATTGGCAAGGCTGTCAAGGATCCTTACCAGGTGATCATGAAGCCATCCCAATTGCCGGTGACCTTACTAAACGAGGCAGCGAAATACAAAAGGGTTCATTTGCTGGACACCGAGAGCTTCGACAGTACCTTTGGTCCCAAAAAGCAGCGCAAGAGGGTCAGTCTTAAGGTTCGCGATCTGGAGGATCTAAGCAAGGCGGCCGATGACCAGGCCGATAAGTACGATTCCGCTAAGGATTTAGATCTAATCCGCGAGGACACTGGTGAAAAGAAGGCCGTCCGTGATTGGGTGTTTGGTGCCGGACAGAGCAAACGCATCTGGAACGAGCTCCACAAGGTGGTTGATGCGTCCGATGTACTGCTTCAGGTACTGGATGCCCGCGATCCCATGGGCACGCGTTCGAAGTACATTGAGGAGTTCTTGCGCAAGGAGAAACCCCACAAACATCTATTCTTCATCCTGAACAAGGTTGATCTGGTGCCGGTGTGGGTAACCCAGCGTTGGGTAGCTATTCTTAGTGCCGAGTATCCTACCATTGCCTTTCATGCTTCCCTACAACATCCATTTGGCAAAG GTGCGCTCATCAACCTTTTCCGTCAGTTGGGCAAACTGCATTTGGACAAAAAACAGATCAGTGTGGGCTTCATTGGATATCCCAACGTGGGTAAATCTTCTGTTATTAATGCGCTACGCTCAAAAAAGGTTTGCAAAGTAGCACCAATTGCGGGGGAGACGAAAGTGTGGCAGTACATAACGCTAATGAAACGCATCTTCTTGATCGATTGTCCAGGCGTAGTGTATCCCACCGCGGAGACTGACACCGAGAAGGTGTTGAAGGGTGTAGTGAGGGTGGAGCTCGTCACAAATCCTGAAGATTACGTAGACTCCCTGCTGAAACGAGTGCGTCCGGAGTACATTTCAAAGAACTACAAAATCGAACACTGGAACACATCCACACACTTCTTAGAACAATTGGCCCAAAAGACCGGCAAGTTGCTAAAAGGTGGTGAGCCGGACGTTACGGTAACTGCCCGTATGGTGCTTAACGATTGGCAGCGTGGTAAACTGCCTTTCTACGTTCCCCCCGAAGGATTTGCCGTCCCCAAGTCGCAGGAGGGTAAGCAGGAGGAAGTAGTTGCAGAGGAACCCAACGAAGATGCTAGATCCGAGGCACCGACATTCGTCAGTGAGTCTGTAAAGAAGGCTCGCGAGTTTAAGCAGATCCAAGATTTTAGAAAAATTCGCGTGGGTCTTGAGTACGAGCAGCAAGATGTGAAAGATCTTGATCACATAGATCTAGAGCTGTTGGAGCAGCAGAAGGCCGAGCGTGCGGCAAGGAAAAAAGCTCGCATTCACAACCTCGgtgaagaggaggaggagtccAGCGATGGCGCAGACGAGTTCTACTCGGAGGATGAGTATAATGAGGACTTGCAACGCGTTGTGCACAAGAAGGCCAAGTCAAAGAAGCCTCAGCAGCTGGCCATCACATCGTCTGGCAAATTCCGCGTGGCCAAAATACAACCAGGAGATTCGGACGATGCTGGCAGCTCTGACGATGACGGTCCCAGCACTTCAAAGGCTCCTCGGTTGACGGCCAAGCAAAAGCGCTCTTTGGAGCGCAGTCAGAAACGCAAGAAAATTGGTAGCAACTTTTATGAGACGACAAACGTTAAGAATCGCaatagaaacaaaaagaaggaCACGTAA